In a genomic window of Rhinolophus ferrumequinum isolate MPI-CBG mRhiFer1 chromosome 2, mRhiFer1_v1.p, whole genome shotgun sequence:
- the LOC117013848 gene encoding keratin-associated protein 10-12-like: MAASTLSVCSSDLSYGGRVCLPGSCDSCTDSSWQVDDCPESCCQPSCCVPSCCQPSCCVPSCCQPSCCVPSCCQPSCFVPSCRQPSCCTCSPSQQSCCVSICCTPVCCKPVCCTPICCKPACCTPICCRPLCCTPVCSGAAPCPSSCCRPSSCVSLICRPVCRPASCVPISSCCAPASSCQPSCCRPTSCMSVICRPLCSRPTCCIPASAQKSCC, encoded by the coding sequence ATGGCCGCGTCCACCCTGTCCGTCTGCTCCAGCGACCTGAGCTACGGCGGCCGCGTCTGCTTGCCCGGTTCCTGTGACTCTTGCACTGACTCCTCCTGGCAGGTGGACGACTGCCCAgagagctgctgccagccctcctgctgtgtccccagctgctgccagccctcctgctgtgtccccagctgctgccagccctcttgctgtgtccccagctgctgccagccctcctGCTTTGTTCCCAGCTGTCGCCAGCCCTCCTGCTGCACCTGCTCCCCCAGCCAGCAGTCTTGCTGTGTGTCCATCTGTTGCACACCTGTCTGCTGCAAGCCTGTGTGTTGCACACCCATCTGCTGTAAGCCCGCCTGTTGCACACCCATCTGCTGCAGGCCCCTCTGTTGCACACCCGTCTGCTCTGGGGCCGCCCCCTGCCCCTCGTCCTGCTGCAGACCCTCCTCCTGCGTGTCCCTCATCTGCCGCCCCGTGTGCAGGCCCGCCAGCTGCGTGCCCATCTCCTCCTGCTGTGCCCCCGCCTCCTCCTGCCAGCCCAGCTGCTGCCGCCCCACCTCCTGCATGTCTGTCATCTGCCGCCCCCTGTGCTCCCGCCCGACCTGCTGCATCCCCGCCTCGGCCCAGAAGTCCTGCTGCTGA
- the LOC117013867 gene encoding cytochrome c oxidase subunit 7A2, mitochondrial — MLRNLLALRQITQRTISTASRRQIENKVPEKQKLFQEDNGIPVHLKGGVADALLYRATMFLTVGGTAYAIYQLAMASLPKKQD; from the coding sequence ATGCTGCGGAATCTGCTGGCTCTTCGTCAGATTACCCAGAGGACCATAAGTACTGCTTCACGCAGGcagattgaaaataaagttccagagaaacaaaagctATTTCAGGAGGATAATGGAATTCCAGTGCATCTGAAGGGTGGGGTAGCTGATGCCCTCCTGTACAGAGCTACCATGTTTCTTACAGTTGGCGGAACAGCATATGCCATATATCAACTGGCTATGGCTTCACTTCCCAAGAAGCAGGATTGA
- the LOC117013839 gene encoding keratin-associated protein 10-3-like: protein MAASTLSVCSSNLSYGSCVCLPGSCDSCMDSSWQVDDCPESCCEPPCCVPSCCQPLCCVPRCCQSSCCVPSCFQPPCLTLICAPVSCVSSPCCQAACGPSPCQTVYTSSCPPSCCQQSSCQPSCCTSSPCQQACCTPICCKPACCTPICCKPACCTPICCKPLCCTPVCSGAAPCPSSCCRPTSCVSLICRPVCRPASCVPISSCCVPASSCQPSCCRPTSCMSVICRPLCSRPACCVPTSAQKSCC from the coding sequence ATGGCCGCGTCCACCTTGTCCGTCTGCTCCAGCAACCTGAGCTATGGCAGCTGCGTCTGCCTGCCTGGTTCCTGTGACTCTTGCATGGACTCCTCCTGGCAGGTGGACGACTGCCCAGAGAGCTGCTGCGAGCCTCCCTGCTGCgtccccagctgctgccagcccctctgctgtgtccccagaTGCTGTCAGTcctcctgctgtgtccccagctgctTCCAGCCCCCCTGCCTGACCCTCATCTGTGCCCCAGTGAGCTGTGTATCCAGCCCCTGCTGCCAGGCGGCCTGTGGGCCCAGCCCCTGCCAAACAGTCTACACCAGCTCCTGTCCGCCCTCATGCTGCCAACAGTCTAGCTGCCAGCCCTCCTGCTGCACCTCCTCCCCCTGCCAGCAGGCCTGTTGCACACCCATCTGCTGTAAGCCCGCCTGTTGCACACCCATCTGCTGCAAGCCCGCCTGTTGCACACCCATCTGCTGCAAGCCCCTCTGTTGCACACCCGTCTGCTCTGGGGCCGCCCCCTGCCCCTCGTCCTGCTGCAGACCCACCTCCTGCGTGTCCCTCATCTGCCGCCCCGTGTGCAGGCCCGCCAGCTGCGTGCCCATCTCCTCCTGCTGTGTCCCCGCTTCCTCCTGCCAGCCCAGCTGCTGCCGCCCCACCTCCTGCATGTCTGTCATCTGCCGCCCCCTGTGCTCCCGCCCGGCCTGCTGCGTCCCCACCTCGGCCCAGAAGTCCTGCTGCTGA
- the LOC117037667 gene encoding keratin-associated protein 10-12-like, with product MAVSTLSVGSSDLTYSSRVCLPGSCDSCTDSWQVDDCPESCCQPSCCVPSCCQSSCCVPSCCQPSCSVPSCCQSSCCVPSCCQPSCCVPSCCQPSCCTCSPSQQSCCVSICCTPVCCKPACCTPICCRPLCCTPVCSGAAPCSSSCCRPSSCVSLICRPVCRPASCVPISSCCAPTSSCQPSCCRPTSCVSVICRPVCFRTACCVPTSAQKSCC from the coding sequence ATGGCCGTGTCCACCCTGTCTGTCGGCTCCAGCGACCTGACCTACAGCAGCCGTGTCTGCCTGCCCGGTTCCTGTGACTCTTGCACTGACTCCTGGCAGGTGGACGACTGCCCAgagagctgctgccagccctcctgctgtgtccccagctgctGTCAGTcctcctgctgtgtccccagctgctgccagccctcctgctctgtccccagctgctgccagtcctcctgctgtgtccccagctgctgccagccctcctgctgtgtccccagctgctgccagccctcctGCTGCACCTGCTCCCCTAGCCAGCAGTCTTGCTGTGTGTCCATCTGTTGCACACCTGTCTGCTGTAAACCCGCCTGTTGCACACCCATCTGCTGCAGGCCCCTCTGTTGCACACCCGTCTGCTCTGGGGCCGCCCCCTGCTCCTCGTCCTGCTGCAGACCCTCCTCCTGCGTGTCCCTCATCTGCCGCCCCGTGTGCAGGCCCGCCAGCTGCGTGCCCATCTCCTCCTGCTGtgcccccacctcctcctgccAGCCCAGCTGCTGCCGCCCGACCTCCTGTGTGTCTGTCATCTGCCGCCCCGTGTGCTTCCGCACAGCCTGCTGCGTCCCCACCTCGGCCCAGAAGTCCTGCTGCTGA
- the LOC117013831 gene encoding keratin-associated protein 10-3-like isoform X1, producing MAASTLSVCSSNLSYGSCVCLPGSCDSCKDSSWQVDDCPESCCEPPCCVPSCCQPLCCPPCLTLVCAPVSCVPSPCCQAACGPSPCQSVFTSSCPPSCCQQSSCQPSCCTSSPCQQACCTRICCKPLCCTPVCSGAAPCPSSCCRPSSCVSLICRPVCRPASCVPISSCCAPASSCQPSCCRPTSCVSVICRPLCSRTACCVPTLAQKSCC from the exons ATGGCCGCGTCCACCTTGTCCGTCTGCTCCAGCAACCTGAGCTATGGCAGCTGCGTCTGCCTGCCTGGTTCCTGTGACTCTTGCAAGGACTCCTCCTGGCAGGTGGACGACTGCCCAGAGAGCTGCTGCGAGCCTCCCTGCTGCgtccccagctgctgccagcccctctgctgt ccccccTGCCTGACCCTGGTCTGTGCCCCAGTGAGCTGTGTACCCAGCCCCTGCTGCCAGGCGGCCTGTGGGCCCAGCCCCTGCCAATCAGTCTTCACCAGCTCCTGCCCGCCCTCGTGCTGCCAACAGTCTAGCTGCCAGCCCTCCTGCTGCACCTCCTCCCCCTGCCAGCAGGCCTGTTGCACACGCATCTGCTGCAAACCCCTCTGCTGCACACCTGTCTGCTCTGGGGCCGCCCCCTGCCCCTCGTCCTGCTGCAGACCCTCCTCCTGCGTGTCCCTCATCTGCCGCCCCGTGTGCAGGCCCGCCAGCTGCGTGCCCATCTCCTCCTGCTGTGCCCCTGCTTCCTCCTGCCAGCCTAGCTGCTGCCGCCCGACCTCCTGTGTGTCTGTCATCTGCCGCCCCCTGTGCTCCCGCACGGCCTGCTGTGTCCCCACCTTGGCCCAGAAGTCCTGCTGCTGA
- the LOC117013831 gene encoding keratin-associated protein 10-3-like isoform X2, with amino-acid sequence MAASTLSVCSSNLSYGSCDSSWQVDDCPESCCEPPCCVPSCCQPLCCPPCLTLVCAPVSCVPSPCCQAACGPSPCQSVFTSSCPPSCCQQSSCQPSCCTSSPCQQACCTRICCKPLCCTPVCSGAAPCPSSCCRPSSCVSLICRPVCRPASCVPISSCCAPASSCQPSCCRPTSCVSVICRPLCSRTACCVPTLAQKSCC; translated from the exons ATGGCCGCGTCCACCTTGTCCGTCTGCTCCAGCAACCTGAGCTATGGCAGCTGC GACTCCTCCTGGCAGGTGGACGACTGCCCAGAGAGCTGCTGCGAGCCTCCCTGCTGCgtccccagctgctgccagcccctctgctgt ccccccTGCCTGACCCTGGTCTGTGCCCCAGTGAGCTGTGTACCCAGCCCCTGCTGCCAGGCGGCCTGTGGGCCCAGCCCCTGCCAATCAGTCTTCACCAGCTCCTGCCCGCCCTCGTGCTGCCAACAGTCTAGCTGCCAGCCCTCCTGCTGCACCTCCTCCCCCTGCCAGCAGGCCTGTTGCACACGCATCTGCTGCAAACCCCTCTGCTGCACACCTGTCTGCTCTGGGGCCGCCCCCTGCCCCTCGTCCTGCTGCAGACCCTCCTCCTGCGTGTCCCTCATCTGCCGCCCCGTGTGCAGGCCCGCCAGCTGCGTGCCCATCTCCTCCTGCTGTGCCCCTGCTTCCTCCTGCCAGCCTAGCTGCTGCCGCCCGACCTCCTGTGTGTCTGTCATCTGCCGCCCCCTGTGCTCCCGCACGGCCTGCTGTGTCCCCACCTTGGCCCAGAAGTCCTGCTGCTGA